Proteins encoded together in one Bombyx mori chromosome 24, ASM3026992v2 window:
- the LOC101743347 gene encoding gastrula zinc finger protein XlCGF46.1 isoform X1 yields MANAMEIMKPASQFVAGETERICRLCFTSTQNDGTDLKDSAKLDKYYCNEELTFEEMFLELDVPIETDLPQTLCVNCVSMTINSYLFKRLIKYSESMWKNFLNKLDFSLNLSETTRANAQTIYIIMGKNNTILKSRKKQVTNKKEALTTIKDNIKSRQKYVKVKNKNVTCDDCGERFKAKWMLKRHMKNRCSTKCSCPQCPKDFSTYSLLKGHIERMHHPKRIKCKKCPKMFSTEKLLHRHDKMYHLAAICKLCFVQFPSGKDLKVHLDKHEVYKCPRCDKSLLNKNTLKFHLKICGNDDSKKLSFFCDICKKGYARKNGLRTHLKTEHGFGNSLSCKWCSKKFDAVSRLRNHTVKHTKERNYHCEHCGNRFVTQAALVYHTRLHTGEKPFPCDMCEESFLSASRRMEHKRRKHLGPSKECPVCHTKFITTYCLKKHLERHYNPQSKLYILEPDINIDHLSVNDVKQSMYLLQTFI; encoded by the exons ATGGCTAATGCTATGGAGATAATGAAACCGGCTTCTCAGTTTGTTGCTGGTGAGACTGAGCGCATCTGTAGACTGTGTTTCACTTCAACACAAAACGATGGAACTGATTTAAAAGATAGCGCTAAGCTAGATAAGTATTATTGTAACGAAGAACTAACTTTTGAGGAAATGTTTCTAGAACTAGAT GTACCTATAGAAACAGATCTACCGCAAACCCTATGCGTTAACTGTGTTTCAATGAcaataaattcatatttatttaaaaggttAATAAAATACTCAGAAAGCATGTGGAAAAATTTCCTGAATAAGCTTGATTTCAGCTTGAATCTGTCTGAGACAACTAGAGCAAATGCACAAACAATATACATCATTATGGGAAAAAACAATACCATACTTAAAAGCAGAAAGAAGCAAGTGACAAACAAGAAAGAAGCATTGACTACAATTAAAGACAATATCAAAAGCAGACAGAAATATGTCAAggtcaaaaacaaaaatgtcacCTGTGATGATTGCGGGGAGAGGTTCAAAGCAAAATGGATGTTAAAGCGACACATGAAGAACCGTTGTAGCACAAAATGTTCATGTCCTCAATGTCCCAAAGATTTTTCTACATATTCCTTATTAAAAGGACACATTGAAAGAATGCATCATCCAAAACGAATTAAATGCAAAAAATGCCCAAAAATGTTCAGCACTGAGAAATTACTACATAGACATGACAAAATGTACCACTTAGCAGCCATATGCAAACTGTGTTTTGTGCAATTCCCCTCTGGCAAAGATTTAAAAGTCCACTTAGACAAGCATGAAGTGTACAAATGTCCTCGTTGTGATAAATCACTATTGAATAAAAACACTTTGAAGTTTCATCTAAAAATATGTGGTAATGATGACTCAAAGAAATTAAGCTTTTTTTGTGACATATGTAAAAAAGGCTATGCACGTAAAAATGGTTTGCGAACACATTTGAAGACAGAACATGGGTTTGGTAACTCATTATCATGCAAATGGTGCAGTAAAAAGTTTGATGCTGTCAGTAGACTTAGGAATCACACTGTTAAACACACCAAAGAAAGAAATTATCACTGCGAGCATTGTGGGAACAGATTTGTGACACAAGCAGCTTTGGTTTATCATACCAGACTTCATACTGGTGAGAAACCATTTCCATGTGACATGTGCGAAGAAAGCTTTCTTTCAGCCTCTAGAAGAATGGAACATAAGAGAAGAAAACATTTAGGCCCTTCAAAAGAATGTCCCGTTTGCCACACAAAATTCATAACTACATACTGTTTGAAAAAGCACCTGGAAAGACATTATAATCCACAAAGTAAACTTTATATACTAGAGCCTGATATAAATATTGATCATCTTAGTGTGAATGATGTAAAAcaatctatgtatttattacaaaCCTTTATATGA
- the LOC101743210 gene encoding gastrula zinc finger protein XlCGF46.1 — MFLGEEICQDIPGIDVVCVNCADKTLATISFIKNCEKSTQLLHKVFDDLNRTLNIDIESSETGERLYIVVGKEDSKLVFAKKDKIDNVKSIKVKCRECDEIFCNIQQLKEHNETTHDKYTCTKCLEVFLTENDLIEHADSTENFTCPECHQYRCTKKSLKKHQDEQHTNYICKGCGKTFRGLHKLQSHELRHKVKSTCPKCGKHYITKEFYLRHIKLCLENQLDPHPMRSKLVKTHFCDKCGKGYSTPGGLRVHERFVHGNAKPHICKYCNKGFTAPSYLKIHLVTHTGEKKFPCEICQRKFVSKEALLYHTRRHTGEKPYSCQLCDERFVNASTRAEHIKFKHIGPTLLCEICSQKFVTPSFLRQHMKKHHDPTNKLYTEWTSIPSSITEQNVSIS, encoded by the exons ATGTTTTTAGGGGAAGAG ATTTGTCAAGATATCCCTGGTATAGATGTTGTATGCGTGAACTGTGCTGATAAAACACTGGCAacaataagttttattaaaaattgtgAAAAATCCACACAACTATTGCATAAAGTATTTGATGATCTTAATAGAACATTGAATATTGACATAGAATCATCTGAAACAGGCGAGAGGCTTTACATTGTTGTAGGCAAAGAAGATTCAAAACTTGTTTTtgcaaaaaaagataaaatagaTAATGTTAAATCTATTAAAGTTAAATGTAGGGAGTGCGATGAAATATTCTGTAACATACAACAACTTAAAGAACATAATGAAACTACTCATGACAAATACACTTGCACCAAATGTTTAGAAGTATTTTTAactgaaaatgatttaattGAACACGCTGACAGCACTGAAAACTTTACATGTCCTGAATGTCACCAGTACAGATGTACTAAAAAGAGTCTTAAAAAACATCAAGATGAACAACATACCAATTACATATGCAAGGGATGTGGTAAGACATTTAGAGGTCTACATAAATTACAGAGCCATGAGTTGAGACACAAAGTCAAGAGTACATGCCCAAAATGTGGCAAACATTATATTACCAAAGAATTTTACCTGCGTCATATAAAGCTATGCCTAGAAAACCAGTTGGACCCTCATCCAATGAGAAGTAAATTGGTGAAGACACACTTTTGTGATAAATGTGGGAAAGGATATAGTACTCCTGGGGGTTTGAGAGTTCATGAAAGATTTGTTCATGGTAATGCCAAACCAcacatttgtaaatattgtaacaAGGGTTTCACAGCTCCGAGCtacttaaaaatacatttggtTACACATACCGGTGAGAAAAAATTCCCATGTGAAATTTGTCAACGAAAATTTGTTTCCAAAGAAGCTCTGTTATATCATACAAGACGTCACACAGGGGAAAAGCCCTACAGTTGTCAATTATGCGATGAGCGATTTGTTAATGCCTCCACTAGGGCTGAACACATAAAATTTAAGCACATTGGCCCAACATTGTTATGTGAAATTTGTTCTCAAAAATTTGTGACACCATCATTTTTAAGACAGCACATGAAAAAGCATCACGATCCAACTAATAAATTGTATACAGAATGGACTTCAATACCTTCCAGTATTACAGAACAAAACGTCAGTATATCTTAG
- the LOC101743347 gene encoding zinc finger protein 432 isoform X2, which produces MTINSYLFKRLIKYSESMWKNFLNKLDFSLNLSETTRANAQTIYIIMGKNNTILKSRKKQVTNKKEALTTIKDNIKSRQKYVKVKNKNVTCDDCGERFKAKWMLKRHMKNRCSTKCSCPQCPKDFSTYSLLKGHIERMHHPKRIKCKKCPKMFSTEKLLHRHDKMYHLAAICKLCFVQFPSGKDLKVHLDKHEVYKCPRCDKSLLNKNTLKFHLKICGNDDSKKLSFFCDICKKGYARKNGLRTHLKTEHGFGNSLSCKWCSKKFDAVSRLRNHTVKHTKERNYHCEHCGNRFVTQAALVYHTRLHTGEKPFPCDMCEESFLSASRRMEHKRRKHLGPSKECPVCHTKFITTYCLKKHLERHYNPQSKLYILEPDINIDHLSVNDVKQSMYLLQTFI; this is translated from the coding sequence ATGAcaataaattcatatttatttaaaaggttAATAAAATACTCAGAAAGCATGTGGAAAAATTTCCTGAATAAGCTTGATTTCAGCTTGAATCTGTCTGAGACAACTAGAGCAAATGCACAAACAATATACATCATTATGGGAAAAAACAATACCATACTTAAAAGCAGAAAGAAGCAAGTGACAAACAAGAAAGAAGCATTGACTACAATTAAAGACAATATCAAAAGCAGACAGAAATATGTCAAggtcaaaaacaaaaatgtcacCTGTGATGATTGCGGGGAGAGGTTCAAAGCAAAATGGATGTTAAAGCGACACATGAAGAACCGTTGTAGCACAAAATGTTCATGTCCTCAATGTCCCAAAGATTTTTCTACATATTCCTTATTAAAAGGACACATTGAAAGAATGCATCATCCAAAACGAATTAAATGCAAAAAATGCCCAAAAATGTTCAGCACTGAGAAATTACTACATAGACATGACAAAATGTACCACTTAGCAGCCATATGCAAACTGTGTTTTGTGCAATTCCCCTCTGGCAAAGATTTAAAAGTCCACTTAGACAAGCATGAAGTGTACAAATGTCCTCGTTGTGATAAATCACTATTGAATAAAAACACTTTGAAGTTTCATCTAAAAATATGTGGTAATGATGACTCAAAGAAATTAAGCTTTTTTTGTGACATATGTAAAAAAGGCTATGCACGTAAAAATGGTTTGCGAACACATTTGAAGACAGAACATGGGTTTGGTAACTCATTATCATGCAAATGGTGCAGTAAAAAGTTTGATGCTGTCAGTAGACTTAGGAATCACACTGTTAAACACACCAAAGAAAGAAATTATCACTGCGAGCATTGTGGGAACAGATTTGTGACACAAGCAGCTTTGGTTTATCATACCAGACTTCATACTGGTGAGAAACCATTTCCATGTGACATGTGCGAAGAAAGCTTTCTTTCAGCCTCTAGAAGAATGGAACATAAGAGAAGAAAACATTTAGGCCCTTCAAAAGAATGTCCCGTTTGCCACACAAAATTCATAACTACATACTGTTTGAAAAAGCACCTGGAAAGACATTATAATCCACAAAGTAAACTTTATATACTAGAGCCTGATATAAATATTGATCATCTTAGTGTGAATGATGTAAAAcaatctatgtatttattacaaaCCTTTATATGA